In Candidatus Thermoplasmatota archaeon, one genomic interval encodes:
- a CDS encoding aconitase X catalytic domain-containing protein yields the protein MYLTKEEEKILDGEQGEVMERMFRLLVRLGEIYKADKMIPVGSVQVAGVSYKSIADPGTEFLEDLAEKGAKVKVLTFLNPAGMDLENWEKLGFPESFAKNQLRIMNAFKKMGIIVTSTCTPYLAGNLPRFREHIAWSESSAVSFSNSVIGARTNREGGPSALAAAICGKTPNYDLHLDENRHPHVKIKVEVDLEFSSDFGALGYHVGKLVKNKIPYFIGIKDANTDQLKALGAAMAASGAVALYHVEGLTPEASLVKKDDLETINVGKKEIREVYGKLNSGKEPDIVILGCPHASLREISVLADKLKGKHLKKPVWICTSRVMKEAAERMGFAEIIEKAGGSIVADTCMVVSPIEEMGYKVTGVDSGKAANYLPGFCKQEVFFADINKLIEVQT from the coding sequence ATGTATCTAACAAAGGAAGAAGAAAAAATTCTTGATGGCGAGCAAGGCGAAGTAATGGAAAGAATGTTTAGACTCCTTGTTCGTCTTGGTGAAATTTACAAAGCAGATAAAATGATACCTGTTGGTTCTGTACAGGTCGCTGGGGTATCATATAAATCTATTGCTGATCCTGGTACAGAATTTTTAGAAGACCTTGCGGAAAAAGGTGCAAAGGTGAAGGTTCTAACTTTCCTGAACCCAGCCGGGATGGACCTGGAAAACTGGGAGAAACTTGGTTTTCCAGAGTCTTTTGCTAAAAATCAGTTACGTATAATGAATGCTTTTAAAAAAATGGGAATAATAGTAACTTCTACCTGTACACCGTATCTAGCTGGTAATTTACCAAGATTCAGGGAGCATATTGCTTGGTCGGAAAGCTCAGCTGTTTCATTTTCAAACTCGGTAATTGGTGCAAGAACCAATAGAGAAGGTGGGCCTTCTGCTCTTGCTGCAGCAATCTGTGGTAAAACACCAAATTATGATTTACATTTAGATGAAAACAGGCATCCACATGTTAAAATAAAAGTTGAAGTTGATTTAGAGTTTAGTTCAGATTTTGGTGCACTAGGTTATCATGTTGGTAAACTCGTGAAAAACAAGATACCTTATTTTATTGGTATAAAAGATGCGAATACAGATCAACTAAAAGCTCTTGGTGCTGCGATGGCTGCGTCTGGTGCGGTTGCTCTTTATCATGTTGAAGGCCTTACACCAGAGGCAAGCCTTGTAAAAAAAGATGATTTGGAGACCATAAATGTTGGTAAAAAGGAGATAAGAGAGGTTTACGGAAAACTCAACTCAGGTAAAGAACCTGATATAGTTATTCTTGGTTGCCCACATGCTTCACTTAGGGAGATTTCAGTATTGGCAGATAAACTTAAAGGTAAACATTTGAAGAAACCGGTTTGGATATGTACATCACGTGTTATGAAAGAAGCGGCAGAGCGAATGGGTTTTGCTGAGATAATAGAAAAAGCTGGTGGTAGCATAGTTGCTGATACCTGCATGGTTGTTTCACCAATAGAAGAAATGGGATACAAGGTTACTGGTGTTGATTCTGGTAAAGCAGCAAACTATCTACCAGGTTTTTGTAAACAAGAAGTA